The following DNA comes from Phytohabitans rumicis.
GCACGGCCTGTCGCCGCGGGCCGCGGCCGGCACACTGTGGCTCACCGCCGGCCGCCAGGGCGACTGGCTCAAGCTGAGCGTCGCGGACGACGGGCTCGGCCTGACCCACGGGGCGCTCCGCGATGGGATCGGGCTGGCCAACACGAGGGCCCGCCTGCGCCAGCTCTACGGCGACCGCCACGAATTCACCATCGCACCGCGGGACGGCGGGGGAGTCGACGCCACCATTTCGGTGCCGTACCGGACAGGGGACCGGCGATGATCCGTACCCTCATCGTGGACGACGAACCGCCGGCCCGCCGGCGCCTGCGGTCCCTGCTCGCCGAACGGTCCGATGTGGAGGTTGTCGGCGAGTACGGCACGGCCCGCGCGGCCGTGGCGGCCATCGAGAAGACCAGGCCCGATCTGGTGTTCCTCGACGTGCAGATGCCGGAGGGCGACGGCTTCGGCGTCGTGGAGGCCCTCGGCGGTGAGCACGCGCCGGCGATCGTGTTCGTGACGGCGTTCAGCGAGCACGCGGTGCGGGCCTTCGACGTGCGCGCGGTCGACTACCTGATGAAGCCCTTCGCCCGGGAACGACTGTGGGCGGCCCTGGACCGGGTGCGCGACCAGCTCCCGGACGCCACGCCTTCGGCGGTCGGGCCGCTGCGGCGGCTGCCCGTCGATGTCGGACGGCGCATCCGGCTCGTCGACACGGACCACATCGACTACCTGC
Coding sequences within:
- a CDS encoding LytR/AlgR family response regulator transcription factor; the protein is MIRTLIVDDEPPARRRLRSLLAERSDVEVVGEYGTARAAVAAIEKTRPDLVFLDVQMPEGDGFGVVEALGGEHAPAIVFVTAFSEHAVRAFDVRAVDYLMKPFARERLWAALDRVRDQLPDATPSAVGPLRRLPVDVGRRIRLVDTDHIDYLRAEGNYVRVYVGSQSYLVRETLTGLAGRLDPDQFLRVHRSLVVRLDRVREIETLDHGEFVLRLDGGTALITGRSFREPVRLALGLSR